The bacterium genome contains a region encoding:
- a CDS encoding TIGR01212 family radical SAM protein (This family includes YhcC from E. coli K-12, an uncharacterized radical SAM protein.), with protein MGIFKKVMSDEIRRYYKFSEYLKKRFGARVYKVSIDAGFSCPNRDGSKSKNGCIYCDNRGFSFNSRIASLPIEEQIAKGIEFGKRRFKAEKFIVYFQAYTNTYAPLEVLKKKYDTVRKFEDVVGISIGTRPDCINEEILDLIESYTSDYEVWIEYGLQTTHNETLEFINRGHVYKDFLEAVNLTRERKNIKICVHVIIGLPHETRGDILKTAEVLGRLKLDGIKIHPLHIIKGTRLEAIYEEGLYKPLELDVYVDLAVGFLEYLWADTVIQRITADCPMEFLIVPMWIVDKNKVLGKIEEKLLQMNTFQGRLYQERG; from the coding sequence ATGGGAATCTTTAAAAAAGTGATGAGTGATGAGATAAGAAGATATTACAAATTTTCTGAATATCTCAAGAAACGTTTTGGAGCGCGGGTTTATAAGGTAAGTATAGATGCAGGATTCTCCTGCCCTAATAGAGACGGCTCAAAGAGTAAAAACGGCTGTATCTATTGTGATAATAGGGGATTCAGCTTTAACAGCCGTATTGCTTCGCTGCCAATAGAAGAGCAAATTGCTAAAGGCATAGAGTTTGGTAAGAGAAGGTTTAAAGCTGAGAAATTCATAGTGTATTTTCAGGCATATACAAATACATACGCTCCTTTAGAAGTTTTGAAGAAAAAGTATGATACCGTCAGAAAATTTGAAGATGTTGTAGGCATATCCATTGGCACTCGTCCTGATTGTATAAATGAGGAGATTCTTGATCTAATTGAAAGCTATACATCTGATTATGAAGTATGGATTGAGTATGGTCTTCAGACCACACATAATGAGACTTTAGAGTTTATAAACAGAGGGCATGTTTATAAAGATTTTCTAGAAGCTGTGAATCTGACAAGAGAAAGAAAAAACATAAAGATATGTGTTCATGTTATTATAGGACTGCCTCATGAGACTAGAGGGGATATTTTGAAAACTGCGGAAGTTCTGGGCAGGCTTAAATTAGATGGTATAAAGATTCATCCGCTTCATATAATAAAGGGAACAAGGCTGGAAGCGATTTATGAGGAAGGTCTGTATAAGCCATTGGAATTAGATGTATATGTAGATTTGGCTGTAGGATTTCTGGAGTATCTCTGGGCAGATACTGTGATTCAGAGAATAACTGCAGATTGCCCCATGGAATTTCTCATAGTGCCAATGTGGATTGTTGACAAAAACAAAGTGCTGGGTAAAATAGAAGAGAAACTTCTGCAAATGAACACGTTTCAGGGCAGATTATATCAGGAGAGGGGATAA
- a CDS encoding amidohydrolase family protein: MDKNKIIKKIKTRKGIIDGHSHIGVNYKNYVSHSYPYCLSFEDLVIRMKYLRISYAVIFPMDSSYYTVELGASKEIKINEMFSKFPYEIENQSMLKEIYEIFPEYSDMAIPFVMFDPSRKTKEQAELFEKLHKEYPVFGLKTVPTYIRAFVKDLETKGRPILDFAVRHNLPITFHSSYYKGDPWASVFDIIKFAEKHPEIRICIAHSARFVKSVLERASKLENCFVDLSAFHIHCILAQQESPHIPLPRERMEADYNEPWSVMRNIVSNYPDTIIWGSDTPANYFIQKYYDINGKLIDVSLKSSFDMEIKILKSLSEDKISKITYKNTLKYLFG; this comes from the coding sequence ATGGATAAGAATAAAATTATTAAGAAAATAAAAACGCGTAAAGGAATAATTGATGGACATTCCCATATAGGAGTAAATTACAAAAATTACGTGAGCCATTCATATCCATATTGTCTGAGTTTTGAAGATTTGGTGATCAGGATGAAATATCTGAGGATATCATACGCAGTCATATTTCCTATGGACTCAAGTTATTATACTGTTGAACTGGGAGCATCGAAAGAAATAAAAATAAATGAAATGTTTTCAAAGTTCCCTTATGAGATTGAAAATCAAAGCATGTTGAAAGAGATTTATGAAATATTTCCAGAGTATTCTGATATGGCTATCCCGTTTGTTATGTTTGACCCCTCAAGAAAAACAAAAGAACAGGCTGAGCTATTTGAGAAACTCCATAAAGAATATCCTGTGTTTGGCTTAAAAACAGTCCCAACATACATACGGGCATTTGTAAAGGATTTGGAGACTAAAGGCCGGCCTATTTTAGATTTTGCCGTCAGACACAATCTGCCCATAACGTTTCACAGCTCATATTACAAAGGTGACCCATGGGCTTCAGTCTTTGATATTATAAAATTTGCTGAGAAGCATCCGGAAATTAGAATCTGCATTGCTCATTCAGCGCGTTTTGTAAAATCCGTGCTGGAGAGAGCATCAAAATTAGAGAATTGTTTTGTTGATCTTTCTGCGTTTCATATACACTGTATCCTTGCCCAGCAGGAATCCCCTCACATTCCCTTACCAAGAGAACGGATGGAAGCAGATTATAACGAACCTTGGTCCGTAATGAGAAATATTGTTAGCAATTACCCTGATACAATTATCTGGGGAAGCGATACTCCTGCAAATTATTTTATACAAAAATATTATGACATTAATGGAAAGCTGATAGATGTGTCTTTAAAATCGTCGTTTGATATGGAAATAAAGATATTAAAAAGTCTTTCAGAAGATAAGATTTCAAAGATAACATATAAAAACACCTTGAAATATCTATTTGGATAA
- a CDS encoding FGGY-family carbohydrate kinase, producing MENALAVLDIGTSSLKCGTIDRELNTIESILCDFKINRKQEICESDFEECFTKAREALKKIIKIATQKGYFIEAILITSQAQTFMPVDKDFNSLDKGIVWLDTRAVEEEVYLSEKLPEFYKTAGFSKPLSSLYISKLLWLKKNKAAIYKKAAYFPLINEYVAFRLTEKFYSDYTSFGMGGVFDIRKKHLNQKALDILELTQDNFPEIKEAAGISYELTHKMRHELGLKKELPVYFCGNDQSASAVGAGLEAEGDISANFGTAMVLYAIIKEPLNSIKENQIVGIGPLTNDYFLISLDSQFGNIIHKFKTRYFPDITYDDFLAKFNTVKSKDAFIEIRAANGEFIHDKSADKDIIAGSVIKYFLNRFLSHLSEIEKISSARQIYVSGGVSQSKVWLDILAKNCKYKITPSSGRDAGIIGAAKIYRNNKKQKLFGGVK from the coding sequence ATGGAAAATGCCTTAGCAGTTCTCGATATTGGTACTAGTTCCCTTAAATGCGGAACTATAGACAGAGAGCTAAATACAATTGAAAGTATACTTTGTGATTTTAAGATTAATCGTAAGCAGGAAATCTGTGAATCCGATTTTGAAGAATGTTTTACCAAAGCCAGAGAAGCCTTAAAAAAGATAATCAAGATTGCTACACAAAAAGGCTATTTTATTGAAGCGATATTGATTACCAGTCAGGCACAAACCTTTATGCCTGTGGATAAGGATTTTAATTCTTTAGACAAAGGGATTGTCTGGCTCGATACAAGAGCAGTAGAAGAAGAAGTATATCTATCTGAAAAGCTACCTGAATTTTATAAAACCGCTGGTTTTTCCAAGCCTTTATCATCTTTATATATTTCAAAATTATTATGGTTGAAAAAGAACAAAGCTGCTATATACAAAAAGGCTGCTTATTTCCCTCTTATTAATGAGTATGTTGCTTTCAGATTGACAGAAAAGTTTTATTCTGACTATACCAGCTTTGGCATGGGCGGAGTTTTTGATATACGCAAAAAGCATTTAAATCAAAAAGCGCTTGATATCCTTGAACTTACACAAGACAATTTCCCTGAAATTAAAGAAGCTGCAGGTATTTCCTATGAATTAACTCATAAAATGAGACATGAGTTAGGGCTCAAAAAAGAGCTACCTGTATATTTCTGTGGTAATGACCAGTCAGCGTCAGCAGTAGGAGCAGGGCTTGAAGCTGAGGGAGACATAAGCGCCAATTTCGGAACAGCAATGGTGCTTTATGCCATCATAAAAGAACCGCTAAATTCTATAAAAGAAAATCAAATTGTAGGCATAGGTCCTTTAACAAATGATTATTTTCTGATTAGTCTTGACTCTCAGTTTGGTAATATTATTCATAAGTTTAAAACAAGATATTTCCCAGATATAACATATGACGATTTTCTGGCAAAATTTAATACTGTGAAAAGCAAAGACGCATTTATTGAAATCAGAGCTGCCAACGGAGAATTCATACATGATAAGTCTGCTGATAAGGACATAATAGCTGGGTCTGTTATTAAGTATTTTTTAAACAGGTTTCTATCGCATCTTTCAGAAATAGAAAAAATATCTTCTGCCCGCCAGATCTATGTGTCAGGTGGAGTCTCGCAGTCCAAGGTATGGCTTGATATCTTGGCTAAGAACTGCAAATACAAAATAACCCCTTCATCCGGTCGTGACGCAGGGATTATAGGCGCGGCAAAAATCTATAGAAATAATAAAAAACAGAAATTATTCGGAGGTGTGAAATGA
- a CDS encoding Gfo/Idh/MocA family oxidoreductase yields the protein MGKYKKNRKKIRFGVIGLGLMGRELGSSIARWCHLLYDGPAPVITGICDKYNKETGKWFLDNFPTIKIDTDDYRELIKSDKIDAVYCAVPHNLHERMYIDIIKAGKHLLGEKPFGIDKRANDNILKVIQENPDIIVRCNSQFPYFPGAQKIIKWIQEKRYGRLMEVKSGFHHSSDMDLDKPVNWKRMIEINGEYGCMGDLGMHTQHIPFRMGWIPKTVYADLLNIAETRPDGKGGFATCQTWDNAVLTCKCADPDHGKDFTLILETKRMAPGATNTWFIEVYGTEGSAKFTTHDPKAFYFLETKGKEQGWTRIDTGSQSVIPSITGGIFEFGFSDAFQQMLGAFVYEFKEGGSDHSFKNVMPEETALSHKVLTAALESNKTGKKIAI from the coding sequence ATGGGAAAATATAAGAAAAACAGAAAAAAAATACGATTTGGTGTTATCGGTCTTGGCTTAATGGGACGGGAGTTAGGCAGCAGTATTGCCCGCTGGTGTCATCTGCTTTATGATGGACCTGCACCGGTTATCACAGGTATTTGTGATAAATACAATAAGGAAACGGGAAAATGGTTTTTGGACAATTTCCCGACCATTAAAATAGATACCGATGATTACCGGGAATTAATTAAATCCGATAAAATTGATGCCGTATATTGTGCTGTCCCTCATAATCTTCACGAAAGGATGTACATTGATATTATTAAGGCAGGAAAGCATTTGCTCGGAGAAAAGCCATTTGGTATTGATAAAAGAGCCAATGACAATATTTTAAAAGTTATACAAGAAAATCCCGACATAATTGTCCGGTGCAACTCCCAATTTCCCTATTTTCCAGGGGCACAGAAGATAATTAAGTGGATACAGGAGAAAAGATATGGCAGGCTTATGGAGGTCAAAAGTGGTTTCCACCATTCCAGTGACATGGATCTTGATAAACCAGTCAATTGGAAGCGGATGATAGAAATTAATGGAGAATATGGATGCATGGGCGATCTGGGAATGCATACCCAGCATATTCCTTTTCGTATGGGATGGATACCAAAAACAGTGTATGCTGATTTATTAAATATAGCTGAAACGAGGCCTGATGGAAAAGGAGGATTTGCCACCTGTCAAACATGGGATAATGCTGTGCTTACCTGCAAATGCGCTGATCCTGATCACGGAAAAGATTTTACACTTATCCTTGAAACCAAGCGTATGGCTCCTGGCGCAACAAATACATGGTTTATAGAGGTCTACGGCACTGAAGGTTCGGCAAAATTTACAACTCACGATCCTAAGGCTTTTTATTTTTTAGAGACCAAAGGCAAAGAACAAGGATGGACACGTATTGATACAGGATCTCAGTCAGTAATACCATCGATTACTGGCGGGATTTTTGAATTTGGTTTTTCAGATGCTTTTCAACAGATGTTAGGGGCGTTTGTGTATGAATTTAAAGAAGGAGGCTCTGACCATTCTTTTAAAAATGTAATGCCGGAAGAAACCGCCCTGAGTCATAAAGTCTTGACGGCAGCACTGGAGTCAAATAAAACTGGAAAAAAGATAGCTATATAA
- a CDS encoding cupin domain-containing protein: MENKWTKTFELSGKEKKDALKRCYTVLEKWEIKMPDVDPLVLDFGLSDFCRTGLIEFWIANEEKEGYCGKFLFLFDGQTCPAHHHNFKHETFFIVKGKVSMKTAEKEFLMEEGDTFAMNQGIVHSFTGEGNSLILEASKPCIPGDSIFKNKRIGKDGKI; encoded by the coding sequence ATGGAAAATAAGTGGACAAAGACTTTTGAACTGTCCGGCAAAGAGAAAAAGGATGCGTTAAAGAGATGTTATACTGTTCTTGAAAAGTGGGAAATAAAAATGCCCGATGTAGATCCTCTTGTCTTAGATTTTGGATTAAGTGATTTTTGCAGAACAGGTCTTATTGAGTTCTGGATAGCTAATGAAGAGAAAGAGGGATATTGTGGAAAATTTTTATTTCTCTTTGATGGACAAACCTGCCCTGCTCATCACCATAATTTTAAACATGAAACTTTCTTTATCGTTAAAGGTAAAGTTTCAATGAAAACTGCGGAGAAAGAATTTTTGATGGAAGAAGGAGATACTTTTGCAATGAATCAGGGAATAGTTCATTCTTTTACAGGAGAGGGGAACAGTCTAATTCTTGAAGCTTCTAAACCATGCATTCCAGGAGACAGTATTTTTAAAAACAAAAGGATTGGTAAAGATGGGAAAATATAA